The window ACCGTGCCGCCGGGCCGGTTGAACTTGATGGCGTTGTCGAACAGGTTCATCAACACCTGGGTCAACTCATCGGCCGAAATCGCCGCGGGGAGGGCGGCCGTTGTCGTCGTCGGGTGAATCGTCACGTTGTGTTTGGCCGCCACGGGCGTCAGGGCGGCCAGCACCCGCCGCCCCACCTCGGCCGCGTCGCAGGCGGCGGCCGGGGCCGCGCCGGATTTCTCAAGCCGGGACAGGGCCAGCAGATCGTCGATCAGGCGTTGCAAGCGCTCGACTTGGTCCAGGGCGGTGGCGAGGAAATCGCGGGCGTGGACTTTGTCGTCCAGGGCGCCGTCCAGGAGGGTTTCGAGGGACGCCCGCAGGGCGGTGAGCGGGGTTTTGAGCTCGTGCGACACGTTGGCGACGAAATCCTTGCGGGCGGCCTCCAACCGCCGGGTGAGGGTGAGGTCGGCGAAGGTGAGGAGGACGGCGGGGCCCCCGGCCGCGCCCAGTCCCGTCACGGTCACGCGGAACAGGCGCTCCCCGTCGGCGGCCATGGGGATTTCCGCGGTCTCCGCGGGGCGGCCGCCCAGCACCCGGTCGACCATCTCGGTGATTTCCCGCTGACGGAACATTTCCCAAAGCGGTTTCCCCGGCGCGTTGCGGGACGGGTGTCCGAGCAACGGCGTCATCCGTCGGTTGGCGAGCACGATGCGCTTCGCGGCGTCCAGCGCCAGGACGCCCTCTTCCAAAAGATCGAACAAGGCGGTCCAATCGGTGTCGGGAGGCGGCGGGGGGGGTGGGTCGGGCGGCGGAGGCGGCGGCGCGCCGAAGAATCCGCGAAGGGGGCTCATTCGACGCTGAAGCAGTAGCCCACGCTCTTGACGGTGCGCAACCGTTTCTTTTCGGCCCCCAGCTTGGCGCGAATCCGCGCCACGTGCTGGTCGACGGTGCGGGTGTCGATGTCCGCCGCCCGGTCGATGCCCCACACCCGTTCCAGGACGTCTTCGCGGGAAAGGACCTTGCCCCGCGCGGACCACAGGATTTTGAGGAGCTCGAACTCCTTGCCCGTCAGGGCCACCGGCTTCTTGTTGAGCCGCAGCTCGTAGCGTTCCGCGTCCAATTCCAAGGCGCCGGCCGTCATCGCGCCCGCCAAGGGGGCCGTGCCCGCCGCCGCGCGCCGCAACAACGCCTTGACCCGCGTCATGACTTCCCGCACCGAAAAGGGTTTCGTCACGTAATCGTCCGCGCCCATTTCGAGGCCCACGATTTTGTCGACCTCGGTGCTTTTGGCGGTCAACATCAAAATGGGGACTTGCTTGTCGTCCTGCCGGATCAGGCGGCAAATTTCCAGCCCGTCCACTTTCGGCAGCATCAGGTCGAGCAGGACGAGGCGGGGTTTTTCGCGGCGGAAGAGGGCCACGGCGGCGTCGCCGTCCGCCGCCAGGAGGGGTTGGTGGCCTTCCTTTTCGAGGTTGTAGCGGAGGATTTTGGCGATGTCGCGGTCGTCCTCGACCACCAGGACTTTCGCGCCGGCCATTGGTTTAACGCCCCAGCCGTCGGAAAAGGGACCGGACCCGGGCCATCAACTCTTTTTCACCGAAGGGCTTGGTGAGGTAGTCGTCGGCGCCGGCCCCGAGGCCGATGACCTTGTCCTGCTCTTTTTTTTGCCCGGTGAGCATGAGCAGCAAGATCTGGTTGTCCGTTTCCCGCACTTCCCCGCAGACGGCCACGCCGTCTTTCACCGGCATGGACACGTCCAGGATGAGCAAATCCGGCTTGTGCTGACGGTACAGGTCGAGGGCGGCTTGGCCGTCGTTGGCGGCCCAGACGGTGTAACCCTCCAATTCGAGCATGCGCTTAACGATGCGGGTGATGTCCACTTCGTCGTCGGCGATGACGATCTTGCCTTTGGTGTCGGTCATGGGGGCCTCAAGTCCAGGCCCGGCGGCCGGTGACGGCCTGGGCCAGGGTGTGTTCATCGGCGTATTGGATGACCGCGCCGGCCGGCAGTCCCGCCGCCAGGCGCGTGACGCGCACGTTCATCGTTTTCAAGAGGTCGGCCAGGTAGGCCGCGGTGGTTTCGCCTTCGACGGTGGGGTTGGTGGCCAAAATCACTTCGTCCGCGCCGTCCCGGTGGACGCGCTGCAGCAAAGGCTCGACCCGCAGTTCCTCGGGCCCGATGCCGTCCAAAGCGGACAGAGCGCCGCCCAGGACGTGGTAGCGGCCCCGGTAGGCCCCGCTGCGCTCCAAGGCCGCCAGATCGGGCACGTCCTCCACCACGCAGAGCAACCGGCCGTCCCGAAGGGGGTCGCGGCAGCGGGCGCAAAGTTCCGGCGGGCCGTCGGTCTCGATCAAGTCCCCGCAAAGGGGGCAACGTTTCATGCGCGCCCGCGCCTCGGTCAGAACGGCGGACAGGGCGTCGGCGTCTTTTTCGTGCCGGACGAGGTGAAGGGCGATGCGTTCGGCCATTTTGGGGCCGACTCCGGGCAGGCCCAAAATGGCCGTGACCAAATTGTCCCAGGTGCGACGCACTACACTAACGCTCCACCCGGCGCACCTTGCCGGGGAATTTCTCCAAGACCTTCCGTACGCCCGGGTCCTGGGCGGCCTGGGCGCGGGCGTCTTCGTCGGCCCCCTCCACCACGGGGCCCTCGGTTTCGGTCTCCGGTGCGGCGTCGTCCACGACCTCCGCTTCCTCGGCGGGTTCCGGGGTCGGGGCGGGGGGGGCGGGCCGGGCGGCGGGGCGGACCGCCGGGGCCACCGCCCATTGGATCGCAAAGGGGCCGATCTGTTTATGGAGGGCCTCGCTCCAAAGGCGTTCGTGTCCGGCCAACTGGCCCTTTTGGAAATCGTTGTCGCAGAGAACGCGCAGAACCCCGGGAGCGACCCATTCCGGCCGCGCCGCGGCGAGAAGCGCTTCCAAAGAGGGTTTGGTCCGGCCCATTTCGGCGGTCAGACGGGACCAAGCGCTCGTCAAGTCCGCGTTTCCGTCGGTTTCAGCGCGGGGCGCGGGCGTGGCCAAAACGGGGGCGACCGCCGCCGGCGTCGCCGAGGCGGGGGGGGGGGCGACGCGCGGGGGCGCGACCGGGGCGGTTCGGGCCGGCAAGGGGCTTCCGCCCGCGAGGGATTTTTCGAGGGATTCCAACCGCTCGAGCAACTCGCGCACGGGCACGGGGTCCTGGGCCAATTCCAGGCAGGCCAATTCGAAAGTCACCCGGGGCGATTCGCTCCGGCGGAGGTCCGCCACCGCCCGGGCAAGAACCGCGACCGAACGCTCCAACCCCTCCAAAGAAACGTTGCTTGTTTCCGCGTCCAGTTCGGCCGCGTCGGGGGCGTGGGGGTCGCGGACCCCGGCTTGCCAGAGGAGAAGCCGGTGGTGGCGCTCCAAAAGGTCTTCGGCCAGTTGGGAGAGATCGAACCCGTCCTCCAGGGCCTTTTGAACGGACTGAAGAATTTCGGGGGGCGATCCCTTCCTGAGGGTGGCCGCGAAACCGCGCACGAACTCTTTGGGCAAGAGACCCAGCAG of the Elusimicrobiota bacterium genome contains:
- a CDS encoding PAS domain-containing protein, producing the protein MSPLRGFFGAPPPPPPDPPPPPPPDTDWTALFDLLEEGVLALDAAKRIVLANRRMTPLLGHPSRNAPGKPLWEMFRQREITEMVDRVLGGRPAETAEIPMAADGERLFRVTVTGLGAAGGPAVLLTFADLTLTRRLEAARKDFVANVSHELKTPLTALRASLETLLDGALDDKVHARDFLATALDQVERLQRLIDDLLALSRLEKSGAAPAAACDAAEVGRRVLAALTPVAAKHNVTIHPTTTTAALPAAISADELTQVLMNLFDNAIKFNRPGGTVAFALEAKENRVFLRIRDTGVGIAPEDQPRVFERFYRADKARSKETGGTGLGLAIVKHIVENRGGALRLESRLGEGSLFEVALPSPAGE
- a CDS encoding response regulator transcription factor, with product MAGAKVLVVEDDRDIAKILRYNLEKEGHQPLLAADGDAAVALFRREKPRLVLLDLMLPKVDGLEICRLIRQDDKQVPILMLTAKSTEVDKIVGLEMGADDYVTKPFSVREVMTRVKALLRRAAAGTAPLAGAMTAGALELDAERYELRLNKKPVALTGKEFELLKILWSARGKVLSREDVLERVWGIDRAADIDTRTVDQHVARIRAKLGAEKKRLRTVKSVGYCFSVE
- a CDS encoding response regulator; the encoded protein is MTDTKGKIVIADDEVDITRIVKRMLELEGYTVWAANDGQAALDLYRQHKPDLLILDVSMPVKDGVAVCGEVRETDNQILLLMLTGQKKEQDKVIGLGAGADDYLTKPFGEKELMARVRSLFRRLGR
- the recR gene encoding recombination protein RecR encodes the protein MRRTWDNLVTAILGLPGVGPKMAERIALHLVRHEKDADALSAVLTEARARMKRCPLCGDLIETDGPPELCARCRDPLRDGRLLCVVEDVPDLAALERSGAYRGRYHVLGGALSALDGIGPEELRVEPLLQRVHRDGADEVILATNPTVEGETTAAYLADLLKTMNVRVTRLAAGLPAGAVIQYADEHTLAQAVTGRRAWT
- the dnaX gene encoding DNA polymerase III subunit gamma/tau gives rise to the protein MGYLVLARKYRPQTFDDLVGQEHIAKTLTNALEAKRLAHAYVFSGPRGCGKTTTARILAKALNCVKGPTASPCGECPQCRDIAAGSSTDDVLEIDGASNRGIDQIRELRDTVKYAPARSRYRVIIIDEAHQISKDGFNALLKTLEEPPPHVVFMMATTEAQKIPETILSRCQRFQVRAIAPADIVGRLKHILTKENIALSDETLHEVARAGRGSLRDALSLLDQVLAFAPGGATAADVRGLLGLLPKEFVRGFAATLRKGSPPEILQSVQKALEDGFDLSQLAEDLLERHHRLLLWQAGVRDPHAPDAAELDAETSNVSLEGLERSVAVLARAVADLRRSESPRVTFELACLELAQDPVPVRELLERLESLEKSLAGGSPLPARTAPVAPPRVAPPPASATPAAVAPVLATPAPRAETDGNADLTSAWSRLTAEMGRTKPSLEALLAAARPEWVAPGVLRVLCDNDFQKGQLAGHERLWSEALHKQIGPFAIQWAVAPAVRPAARPAPPAPTPEPAEEAEVVDDAAPETETEGPVVEGADEDARAQAAQDPGVRKVLEKFPGKVRRVER